Proteins from a genomic interval of Clostridium sp. AN503:
- a CDS encoding AraC family transcriptional regulator — MALSACNTKTDPQGRELIEHGTALFPVACYHDNLAVEEVPWHWHEALEVAVVTEGRSVMAAGTEKYVLSKGDAFFINGGVLHAMWDADNSRSRYHSVVFHPRLVGGSVDSIFWQDYIQPLLDTPSLKSVIFDSTAPWHQEAADAIETAWQSCVAELPGYEFSVRAALSQLIFLLSSHHPVPRSLPSEKALRDGERIKIMLQYIQEHYFVELTTAMIAGSAMISESECLRCFHNTIGTPPIKYVKQFRIQEAARLLAATNQKIADIGAQCGFPDTSYFTRTFREMKDCTPGEYRKQFINLQAQSSAPLPSLLPPR; from the coding sequence ATGGCGCTTTCCGCATGCAATACCAAAACAGACCCGCAGGGCCGGGAGCTGATCGAACACGGCACCGCTCTGTTTCCAGTGGCCTGCTATCATGACAACCTGGCCGTAGAGGAGGTCCCCTGGCACTGGCACGAAGCCCTGGAGGTCGCCGTTGTGACCGAGGGACGGTCTGTCATGGCCGCAGGCACGGAAAAGTATGTCCTTTCAAAGGGAGATGCCTTTTTTATCAATGGAGGAGTCCTCCACGCCATGTGGGATGCAGACAATTCCAGAAGCCGCTATCACTCCGTAGTTTTTCATCCGAGGCTGGTGGGGGGCAGCGTGGACAGTATTTTCTGGCAGGATTATATTCAGCCCCTGCTTGACACCCCGTCCCTAAAGAGTGTCATCTTTGATTCTACCGCCCCCTGGCACCAAGAAGCGGCTGACGCCATTGAAACTGCCTGGCAGAGCTGCGTAGCAGAGCTTCCCGGATATGAGTTCTCCGTCCGGGCCGCCCTGTCGCAGCTGATCTTTCTGCTCTCCAGCCACCACCCGGTCCCCCGGAGCCTGCCATCAGAAAAAGCGCTCCGCGATGGGGAGCGCATTAAGATCATGCTTCAATATATTCAGGAACATTATTTCGTGGAGTTAACTACAGCTATGATCGCCGGAAGCGCCATGATCAGCGAGAGTGAGTGCCTGCGGTGCTTCCACAACACGATCGGCACCCCGCCGATCAAATATGTCAAACAGTTCCGGATCCAGGAAGCCGCAAGGCTGCTGGCTGCGACCAATCAGAAGATCGCAGATATAGGCGCACAGTGCGGATTTCCTGACACCAGCTATTTCACAAGGACCTTTCGGGAAATGAAGGACTGCACACCGGGAGAATACAGGAAACAGTTTATCAATCTGCAAGCGCAATCATCTGCGCCGCTACCGTCTCTGCTTCCTCCTCGGTGA
- a CDS encoding biosynthetic peptidoglycan transglycosylase: MKLKKIAGWIAAMMVTAAACTGFAVAGEGYGMYREAVGVQSLDDKVASIQNREGYTELEDLPQTYLEAVVSVEDHRFYSHFGLDPIAIGRAVVNDIKAGRYVEGGSTITQQLAKNLYFSQEKKMTRKAAEVFLALELEKNYSKDEILELYVNSIYFGDGYYSIGEASRGYFGKAPSQMNEYESTLLAGVPNAPSKYAPSKNPELAERRQQQVLRRMEACGYFTEEEAETVAAQMIALAD, from the coding sequence ATGAAATTAAAGAAAATAGCGGGATGGATCGCAGCAATGATGGTGACGGCAGCAGCCTGTACCGGGTTCGCCGTTGCCGGAGAGGGATATGGGATGTACCGGGAGGCCGTCGGTGTGCAAAGCCTCGATGATAAAGTGGCATCGATTCAGAATCGGGAAGGTTACACAGAGCTTGAGGATCTTCCCCAGACTTACCTGGAAGCAGTGGTGTCTGTGGAGGATCACCGTTTCTACAGTCACTTTGGTCTGGACCCGATTGCCATAGGACGCGCGGTGGTAAATGATATCAAGGCAGGACGTTATGTGGAGGGCGGAAGCACCATTACCCAGCAGCTGGCGAAAAACCTGTACTTCAGCCAGGAAAAGAAAATGACAAGGAAAGCGGCAGAAGTGTTCCTGGCACTGGAGTTGGAGAAGAATTACAGCAAGGATGAGATCCTGGAGCTGTACGTGAACAGTATTTACTTTGGAGACGGATATTACAGCATCGGGGAGGCAAGCCGGGGATACTTTGGAAAAGCGCCGTCCCAGATGAACGAGTATGAGAGCACCCTTTTAGCGGGAGTGCCCAACGCACCCTCCAAGTATGCCCCCAGCAAGAACCCGGAGCTGGCAGAGAGACGCCAGCAGCAGGTTCTGCGCCGGATGGAGGCGTGTGGGTACTTCACCGAGGAGGAAGCAGAGACGGTAGCGGCGCAGATGATTGCGCTTGCAGATTGA
- a CDS encoding ATP-binding protein: protein MNPGLEQFMGDIFDALYENPRVEDAMEQVLSRISCYFQASSACLVELQGDDSFVEHVYEWSKPDIRVCAGDMAGSVRSMFQGSNSWETVIYTALDPLSTELRNAFAVSGVRSLIASPFLYHGQLIGYILICDFRRDREDWKIWGRGDEGNYAFKYLTRLLAVFLQKLRQEHQMACYQKELEGSLKQSEEKVETAYEILDKISSGVVVLKTPSYDKLLPVYGNLGQYRMLRLERTAVDARVPDEDAAELESQYFDDAFAGVHPEDMERVRSAYMEGYKTGDFSVKKYRLLRGDGSYVWVNADLCLQETTPEYKLYYATYTDVTEEHELQMQLSRALEQQKLISSELEQASKAKTDFLSRMSHDIRTPMNAILGLAALARNELEKGRDVRSYLDKLEASGQFLMGLLNDILDISRIERNAVTLHLEPYDIEEFRQQVDALIVPQCRKKGIEFEFITKNLKYRSIMLDKLRFNQAVFNLLNNAVRYTPSGGRIEFMVREVEEREGRLHNQMVIRDNGIGMSRDFQEHMYEPFTQEGRKTADSDERSSGLGLAIVKSLVELMGGTIQVNSEIGKGTEFLLDVWVDMVPQTEQPQASETDRDISIEGLHILLCEDNALNMEIAVYLLEEAGAVVDCAGNGREALDRFRDSEPGSYDAILMDIRMPVMDGLEAARNIRAMDRPDAVSVPIFAMTANAYDEDMEMSREAGMNEHLSKPVDAEVLYRTIWQYAGRK from the coding sequence ATGAATCCAGGGTTAGAACAGTTCATGGGTGATATATTTGATGCATTATATGAAAATCCCAGGGTTGAAGATGCTATGGAGCAGGTTTTGAGCCGGATATCATGTTATTTTCAGGCAAGCAGTGCCTGCCTTGTGGAGTTGCAAGGAGATGATTCGTTTGTTGAGCATGTATATGAATGGTCAAAACCAGATATCCGCGTCTGCGCAGGAGATATGGCAGGCAGTGTGCGCAGTATGTTCCAGGGATCAAATAGCTGGGAGACGGTGATTTATACAGCCCTGGATCCGCTCTCGACGGAACTGAGAAATGCGTTTGCTGTATCAGGTGTTCGCTCATTGATTGCCAGTCCGTTCCTGTATCATGGACAGTTGATCGGTTATATCCTGATCTGCGATTTTCGCAGGGACAGGGAAGACTGGAAGATCTGGGGACGCGGGGATGAGGGGAATTATGCGTTCAAATATCTGACGCGGCTTTTGGCGGTTTTCCTGCAGAAATTAAGGCAGGAACACCAGATGGCGTGTTATCAGAAGGAGCTGGAAGGATCCCTGAAACAGTCAGAAGAAAAAGTAGAAACTGCTTATGAGATACTGGATAAGATATCCTCAGGAGTTGTGGTGCTGAAGACGCCTTCCTACGATAAACTGCTCCCTGTCTACGGCAATTTGGGGCAATACCGTATGCTGCGTCTGGAGAGGACTGCTGTAGATGCGAGGGTTCCGGATGAGGATGCGGCGGAGCTGGAAAGCCAGTATTTTGACGATGCCTTTGCGGGAGTCCATCCGGAGGATATGGAGAGGGTGCGCAGCGCTTATATGGAAGGATATAAGACCGGTGATTTTTCTGTTAAGAAGTACCGGCTTCTTAGGGGGGACGGCAGCTATGTCTGGGTGAATGCTGATCTGTGCCTTCAGGAAACAACGCCGGAGTATAAACTGTATTATGCAACCTATACGGATGTGACGGAAGAGCATGAGCTTCAGATGCAGCTTTCAAGAGCGCTGGAGCAGCAGAAGCTTATCTCCTCTGAGCTTGAGCAGGCCAGCAAGGCGAAGACCGACTTCCTTTCCAGGATGAGCCATGATATCCGAACACCCATGAATGCCATCCTGGGTCTGGCTGCGCTTGCCAGAAATGAACTGGAGAAAGGACGGGATGTGAGATCCTATCTGGATAAACTGGAAGCTTCCGGCCAGTTTTTGATGGGGCTGCTCAACGATATCCTGGATATATCGAGAATTGAGAGGAACGCCGTCACCCTGCATCTGGAACCTTATGATATTGAGGAATTCCGGCAGCAGGTGGATGCGCTGATCGTCCCGCAATGCAGAAAGAAAGGGATTGAATTTGAGTTCATCACGAAGAATCTGAAATACAGGAGCATCATGCTGGACAAACTGCGTTTTAATCAGGCTGTGTTCAATCTGCTCAATAATGCTGTGCGGTATACTCCAAGCGGAGGCCGGATTGAATTTATGGTGCGGGAGGTGGAGGAAAGAGAGGGCAGGCTTCACAACCAGATGGTGATCCGGGACAACGGCATTGGAATGAGCCGCGACTTTCAGGAACACATGTATGAACCGTTTACCCAGGAGGGAAGGAAGACAGCCGACTCAGATGAGCGGAGTTCAGGACTGGGGCTTGCAATTGTAAAATCACTTGTGGAACTGATGGGGGGAACCATCCAGGTGAACAGTGAGATTGGAAAAGGCACGGAGTTTTTATTGGATGTCTGGGTGGACATGGTGCCGCAAACAGAACAGCCGCAGGCTTCGGAGACAGACAGGGATATCTCCATAGAAGGACTCCATATCCTGCTCTGCGAGGACAATGCACTGAATATGGAGATCGCGGTCTATCTCCTGGAGGAGGCAGGTGCAGTGGTTGACTGTGCGGGCAACGGCAGGGAGGCACTGGATCGGTTCCGGGATTCTGAACCGGGCAGCTATGATGCGATTCTGATGGATATCCGGATGCCGGTTATGGATGGGCTGGAAGCTGCCCGGAATATCCGCGCTATGGACCGGCCGGATGCGGTTTCCGTGCCTATATTTGCAATGACGGCCAATGCCTACGATGAAGATATGGAGATGAGCCGGGAAGCAGGAATGAATGAGCATTTATCAAAGCCTGTTGATGCAGAGGTATTGTACCGGACGATCTGGCAGTATGCAGGACGAAAATAA